CATCGAGGAGAACACCGAGTAGGACATGCCCCGCTTCTCGCGGACTTCCTGGAAGAGGCGACTCGACCAGCCGCCCCCGATCAGCTGGTTGGCGACGGCGAGCGCGAAACGGTCGTCGTCGAACTGGTCGAGCCCACGCCAGCCCATGGCGACGTGGGCCTGTTCGATGTTGCGGCGGACGTGCCGTGACGGTTCGACCGAACCGCTCGGCGCCTCGCGGGCCGGCACCTCTCCCGCCTCGACTGCCTGGAGGCCCTGGTCGACCCGAGCGCAGATGTCCTCGTGGTCGACATTGCCGACGACGGCGATCACGAGGTTGGCCCGGCGATACCAGCGGTCGTGGAAGGCCCGGACATCATCGGCCCGCATGCCGCCCACTGACTCGGCCGAGCCGAGCACCTCCCAGCCCAACGAATGGTCGGGGAAGAGGCCGACGGCCAGGTTCTGGTGCACGACATCGTCGGGCGTGTCGGCGCTCCAGGCGAGTTCCTCGAGGATCACCTGACGCTCGGCGTCGACATCGGCGTCGGTGAAACCCGGGTCGGCCAGCACCTCGAGCAGCGTGCCGAGGCCGAAGTCGAGATCCTTGGCCGGCACCCGGGCGTGGAAGGCCGTGTACTCCTTCGAGGTGAAGGCGTTCAGATCGCCGCCGACGGCGTCGATGCCTTCGGCGATGTCGCGGGCGCTGGTCCGCGAGCTGCCCTTGAAGAGCAGGTGTTCGAGAAAGTGCGAGGCGCCGGCGAGCGCCGGCGCCTCGTCACGATTTCCGACCCCCACCCAGGCGCCGACCGCAACGGAGCGAGCCGTCGGGTCGTGCTGGGTGACCACGCGCAGCCCACCGGACAGGCGGGCGACGCGGGTGTCGTAGGGGGTCAAGGGGTACAGGGGGTCAACGCTGGTTGCTCAGCGACGTCCGCGGCCACCGCGACCGCGACCACGGCCGCCGCCACCACCGCTGGAACGGCGGGGAGCGTCCGGACCGAGATCGCCGTACTCACCGGCGAGTTCCTCGTCGAAGGCAGCTTCGAACGACACGGTTTCGGTGTCGCCGTCGGATGCCGGGCTGTCGTCGTCGCTGTCGCCGTCGCGGTCACGACCACGATCGCGGCCGCCGTCTCGGCCACCGCTGTCACGGCCACCACTGTCACGATCGCCGCGGGACTCGCGGGGCGCACGGTCCGACTTCTTGTCGGAGTCGGGGGCACCTTCGGGCTTGAGGCTGATCTTGCCGTTGGGGTCGACGTCCTCGACGGTGACGGCGATCTCCTGACCGAGCTCGAGCACGTCCTCGACCTTGTCGATGCGCTTGCCGCCACCGATCTTCGAGATGTGGAGCAGGCCGTCGCGGCCGGGGAGGATGTTGACGAACGCACCGAACTTGGTGATGTTCACCACACGGCCCTGGTAGGTCGCGCCGACTTCGGCGGTGGGCGGATCGAGGATCAACTGGATCTGGCGCTCGGCCTCGTCGACCTTGGCGCTGTCGACCGACGCGATGGAAACGATGCCGACCATGCCGTCGTCGTCGACGGAGATGTCGGCGCCGGTCTCGGCCTGGATCGAGTTGATGACCTTGCCCTTGGGGCCGATGACCTCACCGATCTTCTCGATCGGGATCTCGAAGGCACGGATCTTCGGCGCGGTGTCACGCACGTCCTCGCGGGGCTCGGCGATGGCCTCGGCCATGATGTCGAGGATGTCGAGACGGGCTTC
The sequence above is a segment of the Acidimicrobiales bacterium genome. Coding sequences within it:
- a CDS encoding pitrilysin family protein, which gives rise to MTPYDTRVARLSGGLRVVTQHDPTARSVAVGAWVGVGNRDEAPALAGASHFLEHLLFKGSSRTSARDIAEGIDAVGGDLNAFTSKEYTAFHARVPAKDLDFGLGTLLEVLADPGFTDADVDAERQVILEELAWSADTPDDVVHQNLAVGLFPDHSLGWEVLGSAESVGGMRADDVRAFHDRWYRRANLVIAVVGNVDHEDICARVDQGLQAVEAGEVPAREAPSGSVEPSRHVRRNIEQAHVAMGWRGLDQFDDDRFALAVANQLIGGGWSSRLFQEVREKRGMSYSVFSSMGSYVDSGTFSVYGGVSPRRRDEFCEVVELELDDLMANGPGEREMDIARGGFEGGTVLALEDAGSRMAQLATNLLVRDRVVTVPEYLEKVRAVTADDVHRVLAKVLSGTQVRSVVEPR